From the genome of Desulfomonilia bacterium:
TATCTGCATAAAAATGGTAGTATGTGCATAGATTTCTTGCAGATTTTGATTTTCAGGAGGGCAGATGATACCGAGGAAAGATGAGCAGGTTCAGATGGGTTTGTTCAAGGAGGATCTGTCTGAAATGTTCAACCCGAAACATCCGTTATAAAGACCCCTGCACAACTTCCCATGAAGAACTGTTGGAATAAGGGTGTTTATTGTTTCCGACAGATCCCTCAAATATGCTATAAAGGCTTATAAATAGAGTATTTGGGGAGGATATGATGTCGACGTTTTTCATGCTTGGTGCTGAGGAGAAGTTGAGGAACAACAAGCTGATGAAATTGAAGGACCTGATAGATTGGACTGCATTCAGGAAGAGCCTGCCGGGCATACACAAGAATGACATTGATCCCCAGGGCGGACAGAAACCTTATGACCATTTGAAGATGTTGAAGACCGTATTGCTCAAGGAATGGCACAGTCTTTCTGATAAGGACATGGAAGAGGCGTTGAGGGTCAGGATAGATTTCATGGCTTTCACCGGATTCGATCTTGCCGAGGACATGCCGGATGAAGCGACTA
Proteins encoded in this window:
- a CDS encoding transposase, which codes for MMSTFFMLGAEEKLRNNKLMKLKDLIDWTAFRKSLPGIHKNDIDPQGGQKPYDHLKMLKTVLLKEWHSLSDKDMEEALRVRIDFMAFTGFDLAEDMPDEATICRFRNALSKRGLDKVIFKEINRQLERHGLRHPEQ